A window of Nonomuraea angiospora genomic DNA:
CAGCTTGGCGATCTGCTTGAACCGTAACTTCCCGGGCTTCGAAAGCTCCGTCGCGGTGGGATCCATCCCGGTGGGCTCCGGCGCCGGGGCGGCGCTCTCCGCGGGGTCGAGCGGGGCGGGCGCGGGCTGCTGCGCGCACGCGGTGAGGGTCACGAGGACGAGGGCCGTTGAGGCCGCCACAGCCGCCACGAGTCGCACGAGGCCCATCCTCGCACGGCATTAGGGTTCAGGTATGCCTACCGCATTGATCACCGGCGCGACCTCCGGCCTCGGCGCCGCCTTCGCCCGGCGCATGGCCGCCGACGGCTTCTCGCTCGTCCTGGTCTCCCGCGACGAGCAACGGCTCTCCGAGAGCGCCGACCAGCTCAAGCTCAGGTACGGCGTCGACGCCGAGGTGCTGCCCGCCGACCTCGCCACCGAGGAGGGGCTGGCCAGGGTGGAGTCCAGGGTCGCCGACGGCGTCGACCTGCTGGTCAACAACGCCGGGTTCGGCCACCCGGGCCGGTTCCTGGAGGTGCCGGTCGAGGACGAGGTGCGCATGCTCAAGGTGCACTGCGAGGCCGTCCTGAGGCTGACGCTGGCCGCGCTGCCCGGCATGCGCGAGCGCGACCGGGGCGCGATCGTCAACGTGGCCTCGGTGGCGGCGTTCTTCCCTCGGGGCACGTACAGCGCGTCCAAGGCGTGGGTGGTGAACTTCAGCGAGTCCGCCGCGAGCGACGTGGGCAACCCGCGCATCAAGATCATGGCGCTCTGCCCCGGTTTCGTGCGGACCGAGTTCCACCAGCGGGCCTCGATGGATACCTCGGGGATCCCCGGGTTCCTGTGGCTGAAGGCCGACGACGTGGTGCGGGAGACCATGCGTGACCTGGCGCTGGGCAAGCGGGTGAGCGTGCCCGACCTGCGTTACAAGGCCATCGTCGCGATCGGCAGGCTCGTGCCGCGCGGCCTGCAGGCCCGCGTCTCGTCGAGCATCGGCCGCTGACCCCGTACCACGAGGGCCAATGGAACGGGCCCCCGCCG
This region includes:
- a CDS encoding SDR family NAD(P)-dependent oxidoreductase, with the translated sequence MPTALITGATSGLGAAFARRMAADGFSLVLVSRDEQRLSESADQLKLRYGVDAEVLPADLATEEGLARVESRVADGVDLLVNNAGFGHPGRFLEVPVEDEVRMLKVHCEAVLRLTLAALPGMRERDRGAIVNVASVAAFFPRGTYSASKAWVVNFSESAASDVGNPRIKIMALCPGFVRTEFHQRASMDTSGIPGFLWLKADDVVRETMRDLALGKRVSVPDLRYKAIVAIGRLVPRGLQARVSSSIGR